From the Clostridiales bacterium FE2011 genome, one window contains:
- a CDS encoding sugar ABC transporter permease, with product MQQVSQRRPNRAAAFLTSRKVVPYVFVAPFVIYFLLIYLYPTVSTVMMSFQRIDGPTTSEWIGLKNYQKLFSRNFIQALETSTRYAIWDVIVLTIVPLLFAVLLHSGLVKGSAFFKSLFFIPALTSIIVAGIVFRLAFGTQDTAPVNALMTALGGQPRQWLMFADSGNFVLIVMTLWRWMGVNIIYYLSGIQAIPNDLYEAAEIDGANPIQKFFKVTLPGIRPVLIYVITITVLGGFAMFTESVALWQQSNPGGIGRTIVGYLYQVGITKANMGMASAVGLTLLALVLVVNLIQLVLMGFFRKEDA from the coding sequence ATGCAGCAGGTATCCCAAAGAAGACCGAACAGGGCGGCGGCTTTCCTGACCAGCAGGAAAGTGGTGCCCTATGTGTTTGTCGCACCCTTTGTGATCTATTTTCTCCTGATTTACCTTTATCCGACGGTTTCCACTGTTATGATGAGCTTCCAGCGGATTGACGGTCCTACAACAAGTGAATGGATCGGATTGAAAAACTACCAGAAGCTGTTTTCCCGGAATTTTATCCAGGCGCTGGAAACCAGTACCCGCTATGCGATCTGGGACGTGATCGTGCTGACGATTGTGCCGCTGCTTTTTGCGGTGCTCCTGCATTCCGGACTTGTCAAAGGATCCGCCTTCTTTAAATCCCTGTTTTTTATTCCTGCCCTGACATCCATTATCGTGGCAGGTATTGTGTTCCGCCTGGCCTTCGGCACCCAGGATACCGCACCGGTGAATGCACTGATGACAGCACTGGGCGGGCAGCCGCGGCAGTGGCTGATGTTTGCGGACAGCGGTAACTTTGTCCTGATTGTGATGACCCTCTGGCGCTGGATGGGCGTTAATATTATCTACTACCTGTCCGGAATCCAGGCGATTCCGAACGACCTGTATGAAGCCGCTGAAATCGACGGCGCCAATCCCATACAGAAATTCTTCAAAGTGACACTTCCCGGCATCCGGCCGGTCCTGATATACGTGATTACCATTACCGTGCTTGGCGGTTTCGCCATGTTCACGGAATCTGTGGCCCTCTGGCAGCAGAGCAATCCCGGCGGAATCGGCCGTACGATTGTCGGCTATCTGTACCAGGTGGGTATTACCAAGGCCAACATGGGTATGGCATCCGCCGTCGGTCTGACGCTCCTGGCACTGGTGCTGGTTGTGAACCTGATCCAGCTGGTGCTGATGGGATTCTTCAGGAAGGAGGACGCTTGA
- the cobK gene encoding precorrin-6A reductase produces the protein MAVTLIFGGTSEGRLAAEKEKDALVCVATEYGASLLPPGTNCHIGRLDRNEMLEFIRTLRPGRVIDATHPYAVKATDNIRACCTELDIPYERISRPSVSGSWSTLVRHAKSAEHAAHLLTETGGNILLTTGSQTLSTYASAVPVERLWVRVLPTRAALEFCELAGIHPSHIIAMQGPFSPELNGALYDHFNIHVMVTKDSGSAGGLEEKVLPALAREMDVIVIDRPDANQGDPQQ, from the coding sequence ATGGCAGTTACCCTGATCTTCGGAGGCACCTCTGAAGGCCGTCTGGCCGCGGAAAAAGAAAAAGACGCCCTTGTATGCGTCGCGACTGAATATGGTGCATCCCTGCTGCCGCCCGGTACAAACTGTCATATAGGACGGCTGGACCGGAATGAGATGCTGGAGTTTATACGCACGCTCCGTCCCGGCCGCGTCATTGACGCAACCCACCCCTATGCAGTCAAAGCCACCGATAATATCCGAGCCTGCTGCACGGAACTTGATATCCCGTATGAACGGATTTCCCGCCCTTCCGTTTCCGGTTCCTGGAGCACGCTTGTCCGCCATGCGAAAAGCGCGGAGCATGCCGCGCATCTTCTGACGGAAACCGGCGGGAACATCCTGCTGACCACCGGAAGCCAGACGTTGAGTACTTATGCCTCCGCCGTTCCGGTCGAAAGGCTCTGGGTGCGGGTGCTTCCTACCCGGGCAGCGCTGGAGTTCTGTGAGCTTGCCGGCATTCATCCATCCCATATCATTGCCATGCAGGGACCTTTCTCGCCGGAACTGAACGGCGCCCTGTATGATCATTTTAATATCCATGTGATGGTAACCAAGGATTCCGGTTCAGCAGGAGGGTTGGAGGAAAAAGTCCTTCCAGCCCTGGCCCGGGAAATGGACGTCATTGTCATTGATCGTCCTGACGCGAACCAAGGTGACCCTCAGCAATAA
- a CDS encoding extracellular solute-binding protein: protein MKKLLAVLLTLALMLGMCSALAEEEPIKLTLWTFQELHTQLYKEMEASWNANPDNPKIEIDMQVYPYDDMHSKLTLALQSGEGAPDIVDIEINQFANYLKGDIQLADINDIVEPIKDKLVMSRFNNYAKDGKYYGIDHHIGATIMFYNTEILEAAGINYQDIKTWDDYHEAGKVVLEKTGKPMCTWESADCWSIYPLVNQHGGDWLTPEGEVRMDEPVVINTLAFMKSMLDDGTAVACPGGNHHSEEYYGAMGSGAFASVSMPFWYLNRFTDYMPDLSGKMKVAPMPLWPDGGHKSAQMGGTGTAVVKTSANVDIAKQWLAYATLSFEGCVKTWTILGFDPIMTEVYGAPEMKEPNKFFDYYGDDIFDMLKTVLDDIPDTCISEYFPTASDIVKSQMAYDLVIGGGDPETIAKNCAQELRDAIE from the coding sequence ATGAAGAAACTGTTGGCTGTTCTGCTGACGCTGGCCCTGATGCTGGGCATGTGCAGCGCCCTGGCGGAAGAAGAACCCATCAAACTGACCCTGTGGACATTCCAGGAACTGCATACCCAGCTCTATAAAGAGATGGAAGCATCCTGGAACGCGAACCCGGACAATCCCAAGATTGAGATCGACATGCAGGTTTATCCCTACGACGATATGCACAGCAAGCTGACCCTTGCCCTGCAGAGCGGCGAAGGTGCTCCTGATATCGTGGACATCGAAATCAACCAGTTCGCGAACTACCTGAAGGGCGACATCCAGCTGGCGGACATCAACGACATCGTTGAGCCCATTAAGGACAAGCTGGTCATGAGCCGCTTCAACAACTATGCCAAGGATGGCAAGTACTACGGCATCGACCATCACATCGGCGCCACCATCATGTTCTACAACACCGAGATCCTTGAGGCGGCCGGTATCAACTACCAGGACATCAAGACCTGGGATGACTATCATGAAGCCGGCAAGGTTGTGCTGGAAAAGACCGGCAAGCCGATGTGCACCTGGGAATCCGCTGACTGCTGGAGCATCTATCCCCTGGTTAACCAGCACGGCGGCGACTGGCTGACCCCCGAAGGCGAAGTCCGGATGGACGAGCCTGTGGTGATCAATACCCTGGCCTTCATGAAGAGCATGCTGGATGACGGAACGGCTGTTGCCTGCCCCGGCGGCAACCACCATTCCGAAGAATACTACGGCGCGATGGGCAGCGGTGCCTTCGCTTCCGTGAGCATGCCGTTCTGGTACCTGAACCGCTTCACCGACTATATGCCTGACCTGTCCGGCAAGATGAAGGTTGCCCCGATGCCCCTGTGGCCTGACGGCGGACATAAATCCGCGCAGATGGGCGGTACCGGCACCGCAGTTGTGAAGACCAGCGCCAATGTGGACATCGCCAAGCAGTGGCTGGCCTATGCCACCCTGAGCTTCGAAGGCTGCGTCAAGACCTGGACCATCCTGGGCTTCGATCCCATCATGACCGAAGTTTACGGCGCACCCGAAATGAAGGAGCCGAACAAGTTCTTCGACTACTACGGTGATGACATCTTTGATATGCTGAAGACCGTGCTGGATGATATTCCGGACACCTGCATCTCCGAATACTTCCCGACCGCCAGCGATATCGTCAAGAGCCAGATGGCCTATGACCTGGTCATCGGCGGCGGCGATCCCGAAACCATTGCCAAGAATTGCGCGCAGGAACTGAGAGACGCGATTGAGTAA
- a CDS encoding GNAT family N-acetyltransferase encodes MIRKVERADITECVRVIRESFRTVADEFGFTKENAPRFTAFAMTEEWLLWQMEGEHRLMFADVEDGIIRGYYSLKLLDSGECELSNLAVLPKYRHQGIGEKLLKHAMDTAREQHCKVINLGIVEENTVLRQWYERNGAVHTGTEKYDFFPFTCGYMKFCL; translated from the coding sequence ATGATCCGGAAAGTTGAACGAGCAGATATTACCGAATGTGTCCGGGTAATCCGGGAGAGTTTCCGGACAGTTGCGGATGAATTTGGTTTTACAAAAGAAAATGCTCCCCGGTTCACCGCTTTTGCCATGACAGAGGAATGGCTGCTCTGGCAGATGGAGGGTGAGCACCGGCTGATGTTTGCAGATGTGGAAGACGGCATTATCCGCGGATATTATTCCCTGAAGCTTCTTGATTCCGGTGAGTGTGAACTGAGCAACCTGGCGGTTCTTCCGAAATACAGGCATCAGGGAATCGGGGAGAAACTGCTGAAACATGCGATGGATACGGCCAGGGAACAGCATTGCAAAGTTATCAACCTGGGCATTGTGGAAGAGAACACTGTCCTCCGGCAATGGTATGAACGCAACGGAGCGGTTCATACGGGCACGGAGAAATATGATTTCTTTCCGTTCACCTGCGGATATATGAAGTTCTGCCTGTAA
- a CDS encoding LacI family DNA-binding transcriptional regulator, producing the protein MAVNRITLRDVAGACGYTVNTVSRALRGDPRLPESTRVKIREAAVRMGYIRNSLASTLRSGRSGNIAVIVNDVHNLHFCNMLTVMDSELRQAGYNIMVLCMGLNEELGEHLIRSAISQSVDGILYFPYMNNRSHIEIMQKNNMPFVLLDRRIQDIVTDNVRCDDRQGGFLAGVHLAGLGHKKYLFMSGENRSSSQIDRLEGFMQAMREYGIPESNIRVVPGEKVEAALADSTLRELLFPLDYTALVSFRDEVSYPVMLELADMGLEIPRDISIVSFDHLRGDIPYLPKLTSIFSEGQSVASNGVRLLLNRIEHPDLPPQVIVLPVRLFDEGTAAPPVK; encoded by the coding sequence ATGGCTGTCAACCGCATAACCCTCAGGGATGTCGCCGGTGCATGCGGCTATACCGTCAACACGGTTTCCCGGGCGCTCCGCGGGGATCCGCGGCTTCCGGAATCCACCCGGGTGAAAATCCGGGAAGCTGCTGTCCGGATGGGATATATCCGCAATTCCCTCGCCTCCACCCTTCGCTCAGGAAGAAGCGGTAATATCGCGGTTATCGTCAATGACGTTCACAATCTTCACTTCTGTAATATGCTTACCGTCATGGACAGCGAACTGCGCCAGGCAGGATACAACATCATGGTGCTGTGCATGGGCCTCAATGAAGAATTGGGCGAGCACCTGATCCGCTCCGCCATCTCCCAGTCCGTGGACGGCATCCTGTATTTCCCTTACATGAACAATCGCAGCCACATCGAGATCATGCAAAAGAACAACATGCCCTTTGTGCTGCTGGATCGCCGGATCCAGGATATCGTGACAGACAATGTCCGCTGCGATGACCGTCAGGGCGGTTTCCTCGCCGGTGTTCATCTTGCAGGGCTCGGTCATAAAAAATACCTCTTCATGTCCGGTGAAAACCGTTCCAGTTCCCAGATTGACCGTCTCGAAGGCTTCATGCAGGCCATGCGTGAATACGGAATCCCCGAGAGTAATATCCGGGTCGTTCCGGGTGAAAAGGTGGAAGCTGCCCTGGCGGATTCCACCCTTCGGGAGCTGCTGTTCCCCCTGGACTATACCGCTCTTGTTTCCTTCCGTGATGAGGTTTCCTATCCCGTCATGCTAGAGCTGGCCGACATGGGGCTGGAAATTCCCAGGGATATTTCCATTGTCAGCTTTGATCATCTCCGCGGAGATATCCCGTATCTGCCAAAGCTCACCAGCATCTTCTCTGAAGGACAGAGCGTCGCGTCCAACGGTGTACGCCTGCTGCTGAACCGTATTGAGCATCCCGATCTGCCGCCGCAGGTGATTGTCCTTCCTGTCCGCCTGTTTGACGAGGGCACCGCCGCGCCTCCCGTAAAATAA
- a CDS encoding NUDIX domain-containing protein has translation MRLLFEMDKHDYDECTHSFSRPSARSIIIRDGKVAMIHSMKYDYYKFPGGGIEPGEDPAEAMIRETREETGLVVIPETIKEYGLVHRIQKSDSDPTEVFIQDNYYYLCDAEETVVSQHLDGYESKEDYQLEFVDPYAAIEKNSRDIHGPYNPMMFQREAKVLNMLIAEGHLGSRQDDQ, from the coding sequence ATGAGATTGCTTTTTGAAATGGACAAACATGACTATGATGAATGCACTCATTCTTTTTCCCGGCCGTCCGCACGGAGCATCATCATCCGGGACGGAAAAGTGGCCATGATCCACAGCATGAAATATGACTACTACAAATTCCCGGGCGGGGGAATTGAGCCCGGAGAAGATCCAGCGGAAGCGATGATCCGGGAAACCCGGGAGGAAACGGGACTGGTTGTGATTCCGGAAACGATCAAAGAATACGGATTGGTTCACAGGATCCAGAAGAGTGACAGCGATCCGACGGAAGTGTTTATCCAGGATAACTACTATTATCTCTGTGACGCGGAGGAGACAGTTGTGTCCCAGCATCTGGACGGGTATGAATCCAAAGAAGATTATCAGCTGGAATTTGTGGATCCCTACGCGGCCATTGAAAAGAACAGCAGGGATATCCACGGTCCCTATAACCCGATGATGTTCCAGCGAGAAGCCAAGGTGCTGAACATGCTTATTGCTGAGGGTCACCTTGGTTCGCGTCAGGACGATCAATGA
- a CDS encoding MATE family efflux transporter, with product MASVTGDFSKGKVSMVILKLGLPMMLAELVHVLYNIVDRMYIGHMPEGGTLALTGLGICFPLITLIGAFANLFSTGGATLATIARGAKEDRKAERIMGTSFTMLLLIGLLLTGLLYLTAPVTLRWLGGDDETIPAAMGYFRIYVLGTVPVLISLGMNPFISAQGFPKIGMGTILIGAVLNIALDPLMIYTMNMGIRGAALATVVSQTASAIWVLGFLRSRRAVLRLTGLHLDWNELKRIVSLGVTGFTFRVTNSITQAIVNIMLKTWGGPLSTIYVGAMSLINSLREIMSLPNSGIVMGGQSVMSYNYGAKLYPRVSKSIRFIFLSGLFVNIVMWLLVMIIPEPLIRIFTSDEQLIRTAVVCARIYFGAFPFMAMQQAGQSTFVSLNYPRYALFFSLLRKIVLVAPLTLLLPNIGLGVHGVFWAEFASQVIGATACFTTMYMVIWRHMRKE from the coding sequence ATGGCTTCGGTAACCGGCGACTTTTCCAAGGGGAAGGTTTCCATGGTCATCCTGAAACTCGGCCTGCCCATGATGCTGGCTGAGCTTGTTCACGTGCTTTACAACATTGTGGACAGAATGTATATCGGCCATATGCCGGAAGGCGGAACACTGGCGCTGACCGGCCTGGGTATCTGTTTTCCGCTGATTACGCTGATCGGAGCCTTTGCCAATCTCTTTTCCACCGGCGGAGCCACCCTGGCAACCATTGCGCGGGGCGCAAAGGAAGACCGGAAAGCGGAAAGAATCATGGGCACCTCCTTTACGATGCTTCTGCTGATCGGACTGCTCCTGACCGGATTGCTGTACCTGACGGCGCCTGTGACGCTGCGGTGGCTGGGCGGGGATGACGAGACCATTCCCGCCGCGATGGGATATTTCCGGATCTATGTGCTGGGTACGGTACCTGTTTTGATCAGCCTGGGAATGAATCCCTTCATCAGTGCCCAGGGTTTTCCGAAGATTGGTATGGGAACGATTCTCATCGGTGCTGTCCTGAATATTGCGCTGGATCCGCTGATGATCTATACGATGAACATGGGCATCCGCGGGGCGGCGCTGGCAACGGTTGTTTCCCAGACAGCCAGTGCAATATGGGTGCTGGGCTTCCTCAGGAGCAGGCGGGCAGTGCTTCGCCTGACAGGACTGCATCTGGACTGGAATGAACTGAAAAGAATTGTGAGCCTGGGTGTGACCGGATTTACCTTCCGGGTAACGAACAGCATTACGCAGGCGATTGTGAATATCATGCTCAAAACCTGGGGCGGACCGCTCAGTACGATCTATGTGGGTGCCATGAGCCTGATCAACTCCCTGCGGGAGATCATGAGTCTGCCCAACAGCGGGATTGTTATGGGTGGTCAGAGCGTCATGAGCTACAATTACGGCGCGAAACTGTATCCGCGTGTATCAAAGAGCATTCGCTTTATCTTCCTGAGCGGACTGTTCGTGAATATTGTCATGTGGCTGCTCGTGATGATTATTCCCGAGCCATTGATCCGCATTTTTACATCCGATGAGCAGCTGATCCGGACAGCCGTAGTCTGTGCCAGGATCTACTTCGGGGCTTTCCCGTTCATGGCTATGCAGCAGGCGGGACAGTCAACTTTTGTTTCGCTGAACTATCCCCGGTATGCGCTTTTCTTCTCCCTGCTGAGAAAGATTGTACTGGTGGCGCCGCTGACGCTGCTGCTGCCGAACATCGGCCTGGGGGTACACGGCGTCTTCTGGGCGGAGTTCGCCAGCCAGGTGATCGGCGCGACCGCCTGCTTTACGACAATGTATATGGTTATCTGGAGACATATGAGGAAAGAATAA
- a CDS encoding methyltransferase domain-containing protein → MDLHDFRDVAENYDRYLEVMYTQGTDHHEGFQEFYLDLARKYGSGGVVDVACGTGAVLLYLAERGISVDGTDLSEEMCKVASAKAEALGLSLNIIPADMTKFSSGKKYSLAIIARSGFMHLPDQALQIAALKNLREQLLPGGILTLNTFDPWPPIQAAQMQTSPDDYSFRLEYVNHDGNREKIYNAISYNPYTQQMSGNWKFVEYNDKDEIIGERIRPLMMRQTTRWEMFLLAQLCGFEVLDIYRGYKGDKEDLKDPASASRYQSNLIWILKRKEQ, encoded by the coding sequence ATGGATCTGCACGATTTCAGGGATGTTGCCGAGAACTACGACCGATATCTGGAGGTCATGTACACTCAGGGAACGGATCATCACGAGGGGTTTCAGGAGTTTTACCTGGATCTGGCCCGGAAATACGGTTCCGGCGGCGTGGTGGACGTTGCCTGCGGCACAGGTGCCGTGCTGCTTTACCTGGCGGAGCGCGGTATCAGCGTCGACGGTACGGATCTTTCTGAGGAGATGTGTAAGGTTGCTTCTGCCAAAGCAGAAGCTCTCGGTCTTTCCCTGAACATTATCCCCGCGGATATGACAAAATTCAGTTCCGGTAAAAAGTATTCCCTGGCCATCATCGCCCGCAGCGGTTTCATGCACCTGCCGGACCAGGCCCTGCAGATTGCCGCCCTGAAAAACCTGCGGGAGCAGCTGCTTCCCGGAGGCATCCTGACGCTCAATACCTTCGACCCCTGGCCGCCGATACAGGCAGCCCAGATGCAGACGTCTCCCGATGATTATTCCTTCCGTCTGGAATACGTCAACCATGACGGAAACCGGGAAAAGATTTATAATGCGATCAGTTACAATCCTTATACGCAGCAGATGAGCGGCAACTGGAAATTCGTTGAATACAACGATAAGGACGAAATTATCGGCGAAAGGATCCGTCCCCTGATGATGCGTCAGACAACGCGGTGGGAAATGTTCCTCCTGGCGCAGCTCTGCGGTTTTGAAGTGCTGGATATTTATCGCGGTTATAAAGGAGACAAGGAGGATCTGAAAGATCCTGCCTCTGCTTCCCGGTACCAGAGCAACCTGATCTGGATTTTAAAGAGAAAGGAACAGTGA
- a CDS encoding alpha-N-arabinofuranosidase: MKKASMILDRDYRIGKVDPRIFGSFIEHLGRAVYGGIYEPGHPTADEAGFRKDVIEKVREIGVPIVRYPGGNFVSGFNWEDSVGPRELRPKRLDLAWFTTESNEVGLHEFADWSEKVGSEIMYAINLGTRGPENARDIVEYANHKGGSKFSDMRIKNGRKDPLGIKMWCLGNEMDGPWQMGHKTATEYGRIANEAAKMMKWVDPSIELVACGSSSSQMPTFGDWELTVLNECYENIDYVSLHRYYGNPTNDTPGFLARSMDLDDFIHTVISICDAVKGKKHQKKQVNLSFDEWNVWYHSNQQDQEIWKQEKWGPALPLLEDVYNFEDALLAGSMLITFLRNADRVKVACLAQLVNVIAPIMTRKGGGCWAQTIFYPYLHVSRYGRGTALKAIVDTPVYDCSDYEGVPMIDATATQGDDGSVTVFCVNRDMKEDFCLDLDLRSFGDLRLEEHILLHHDDVKAVNTEENPGNVMPVAGPGGTVDGGRAEIKLPALSWNVIRFVKP, from the coding sequence ATGAAAAAAGCATCCATGATTCTGGACAGAGACTACCGGATCGGCAAGGTGGATCCGCGTATCTTCGGTTCGTTTATCGAGCATCTGGGACGTGCTGTTTACGGCGGTATCTATGAACCAGGCCATCCGACGGCTGACGAAGCGGGATTCCGGAAAGACGTGATCGAAAAGGTCCGGGAAATCGGTGTTCCGATCGTCCGATATCCCGGCGGAAACTTTGTTTCCGGTTTCAACTGGGAAGATTCTGTCGGCCCGCGGGAACTGCGGCCGAAACGGCTGGACCTGGCGTGGTTCACGACGGAGAGCAATGAAGTGGGCCTGCATGAGTTTGCCGACTGGTCTGAAAAGGTCGGCAGCGAAATCATGTATGCTATCAACCTGGGTACCCGGGGACCGGAAAATGCCCGGGACATTGTTGAATACGCGAACCATAAGGGCGGCAGCAAGTTCAGCGACATGCGGATCAAAAACGGAAGAAAAGATCCACTGGGCATCAAGATGTGGTGCCTGGGCAACGAGATGGACGGCCCGTGGCAGATGGGACACAAGACTGCCACGGAATACGGACGCATCGCCAATGAAGCCGCCAAGATGATGAAGTGGGTGGACCCCTCCATCGAGCTGGTGGCGTGCGGTTCCTCTTCTTCCCAGATGCCCACCTTCGGCGACTGGGAGCTGACGGTGCTGAACGAGTGCTATGAGAACATCGACTACGTCTCCCTGCACCGCTACTACGGCAATCCCACCAATGATACCCCCGGCTTCCTGGCCCGGAGCATGGACCTGGATGACTTTATCCATACAGTGATTTCCATCTGCGACGCGGTAAAGGGCAAGAAGCACCAGAAGAAGCAGGTGAATCTGTCCTTTGACGAGTGGAACGTATGGTATCACTCCAACCAGCAGGACCAGGAGATCTGGAAGCAGGAGAAGTGGGGCCCCGCCCTGCCGCTGCTTGAAGACGTCTACAACTTTGAGGATGCCTTGCTGGCAGGCAGCATGCTGATTACCTTCCTGCGCAACGCGGACCGGGTGAAAGTGGCGTGCCTGGCACAGCTGGTAAACGTGATTGCGCCGATTATGACCCGGAAGGGCGGCGGATGCTGGGCGCAGACGATCTTCTATCCCTATCTGCATGTGAGCCGGTACGGCCGCGGCACAGCCCTGAAGGCGATCGTGGATACGCCGGTTTATGACTGCTCGGACTATGAAGGCGTTCCGATGATTGACGCCACAGCCACACAGGGTGATGACGGAAGCGTGACGGTTTTCTGCGTGAACCGGGATATGAAGGAAGACTTCTGCCTGGATCTGGACCTGCGCTCCTTCGGCGATCTGCGCCTGGAAGAGCATATCCTGCTGCATCATGATGACGTGAAGGCCGTGAATACCGAGGAGAATCCCGGTAACGTCATGCCCGTGGCGGGCCCCGGCGGTACCGTCGACGGCGGCAGAGCGGAAATCAAACTGCCGGCACTGAGCTGGAATGTGATCCGGTTTGTGAAACCCTGA
- a CDS encoding carbohydrate ABC transporter permease yields MRKHINKRKATLSFLATALMIIWACVAMLPFVFMFCSSLKPGEEMLRKGLSLSIEPGVSSFSNYNALNTYRDGIYWQWYKSSVIIMVLQTVIGLFFGSMVGYGLAMYNFKGRNLIFTLVLVVMMIPFEILLLPLYRMLIRAKLVDNYFGVILPYLVPPFMIFFFRQYVLGLPKELLEAGRIDGCTDYGVFFRIMVPIMIPAFGAMTILSGMNSWNNLLWPMIVLSTNEKFTIPIGMGTTITPYGNAYDVLMPGAVMAVVPIIIIYLCAQKTFIAGLTAGSVKG; encoded by the coding sequence ATGAGAAAGCACATTAACAAGCGGAAAGCCACCCTCTCCTTCCTGGCAACAGCCCTGATGATTATCTGGGCATGCGTGGCCATGCTGCCCTTTGTCTTCATGTTCTGCAGCTCGCTGAAACCCGGCGAGGAAATGCTGCGCAAGGGCCTGAGCCTGTCCATTGAGCCGGGCGTCTCCTCCTTCAGCAACTACAACGCGCTGAATACCTACCGGGACGGTATTTACTGGCAGTGGTACAAATCCAGCGTCATTATCATGGTGCTCCAGACCGTGATCGGCCTGTTCTTCGGTTCCATGGTAGGATATGGCCTGGCAATGTATAACTTCAAGGGACGGAACCTGATTTTTACCCTGGTCCTGGTGGTGATGATGATTCCGTTTGAGATCCTGCTGCTGCCGCTGTACCGGATGCTGATCCGCGCAAAGCTGGTGGACAACTATTTCGGCGTTATCCTGCCGTACCTGGTTCCGCCTTTTATGATCTTCTTCTTCCGGCAATATGTGCTCGGCCTGCCCAAAGAACTGCTGGAAGCCGGAAGAATTGACGGCTGCACCGATTACGGTGTATTCTTCCGGATTATGGTACCGATTATGATTCCTGCCTTCGGCGCCATGACCATCCTGAGCGGCATGAACAGCTGGAACAACCTGCTCTGGCCGATGATTGTGCTGAGTACCAATGAAAAGTTTACGATCCCCATCGGTATGGGAACGACCATCACTCCCTACGGAAATGCGTATGACGTGCTGATGCCCGGAGCGGTGATGGCGGTTGTACCGATTATCATTATTTACCTGTGTGCCCAGAAAACCTTCATTGCCGGACTGACTGCCGGCAGCGTGAAGGGCTGA
- a CDS encoding SDR family NAD(P)-dependent oxidoreductase: MKTVLITGAAGGLGICLAREYLSRGCMVFGVDVVQHPETDSLLEEANGQFDFFRADVSDSASVQHMAEYVGAKTEALDILVNCAGIIRPESEYLLEDFDIDGSMKLFNVNVLGPLRVTKACIGLLRKGQDKLLVNISSEAGSMTSHADYINRYDYCMSKAALNIQSVILQRYLKPEGIRVLLFNPGWMHTPMGGPEAPVDPAVSARGIADLAESLRTRPDSYMYWNYNGMERPW, encoded by the coding sequence ATGAAAACCGTCCTAATTACCGGCGCTGCCGGCGGTCTCGGCATCTGTCTGGCTCGTGAATACCTTTCCAGGGGCTGCATGGTTTTCGGTGTGGATGTAGTACAGCATCCCGAAACAGACAGCCTGCTTGAGGAAGCAAACGGGCAGTTCGATTTTTTCCGCGCGGATGTATCTGACTCAGCTTCAGTTCAGCACATGGCTGAGTACGTCGGTGCAAAAACTGAAGCACTGGATATTCTTGTGAACTGTGCCGGAATCATCCGGCCCGAAAGTGAATACCTGCTTGAGGACTTTGATATTGACGGTTCAATGAAACTGTTCAATGTCAACGTTCTCGGCCCGTTGCGCGTAACAAAAGCATGTATCGGCCTTTTGCGGAAGGGGCAGGATAAACTCCTGGTCAATATCTCTTCCGAGGCTGGCAGCATGACCTCCCACGCCGATTACATCAATCGTTATGATTACTGTATGTCCAAAGCTGCTTTAAATATCCAGTCTGTTATTCTGCAGCGTTACCTGAAACCGGAAGGAATCAGGGTATTGCTGTTTAACCCTGGCTGGATGCATACCCCCATGGGCGGTCCGGAGGCCCCAGTCGATCCGGCTGTTTCCGCACGGGGAATCGCTGATCTGGCCGAATCCCTGCGCACCAGGCCTGACAGCTACATGTATTGGAACTATAACGGAATGGAGCGCCCCTGGTAA